One genomic segment of Stigmatopora argus isolate UIUO_Sarg chromosome 1, RoL_Sarg_1.0, whole genome shotgun sequence includes these proteins:
- the ctdsp1 gene encoding carboxy-terminal domain RNA polymerase II polypeptide A small phosphatase 1 produces MDHPSSVITQVSREEEGTKAADRTDKGSTPSLSSKKPRSGGLFSIFSCCLCRDQPEPSPVNNNAPLLVEENGTVSKIQVKPLLPPAKSKDAGKVCVVIDLDETLVHSSFKPVNNADFIIPVEIDGTVHQVYVLKRPHVDEFLKRMGEMFECVLFTASLAKYADPVSDLLDKWGAFRCRLFRESCVFHRGNYVKDLSRLGRDLDKVIIVDNSPASYIFHPDNAVPVASWFDDMSDTELLDLIPFFERLSKVDNVYAVLKHQGGATS; encoded by the exons GTTCCACACCCTCACTCTCTTCCAAGAAGCCCCGAAGCGGTGGTTTATTCTCCATTTTTTCCTGCTGCCTCTGCCGTGATCAGCCAGAACCCTCGCCAGTCAACAACAATGCCCCCCTGCTTGTCGAGGAGAATGGCACCGTCTCCAAG ATCCAGGTTAAACCTCTTTTGCCGCCGGCCAAGTCCAAAGACGCCGGAAAGGTTTGCGTGGTTATCGATCTGGATGAGACGCTAGTTCACAGTTCGTTTAAG CCTGTGAACAATGCTGATTTCATCATTCCTGTGGAAATAGATGGAACTGTACACCAG GTATATGTTCTGAAGCGACCTCATGTGGATGAATTCTTGAAGAGGATGGGAGAAATGTTCGAATGTGTCCTGTTCACTGCCAGTTTAGCCAAG TACGCCGACCCCGTCTCTGACCTCCTGGACAAATGGGGAGCCTTCCGCTGCCGCCTTTTTCGGGAGTCCTGCGTCTTTCACAGAGGAAATTATGTTAAGGATCTCAGTCGCCTGGGACGGGATCTGGACAAGGTCATCATTGTTGACAACTCACCCGCCTCTTATATCTTCCATCCTGACAACGCA GTGCCCGTGGCCTCTTGGTTCGACGACATGTCCGACACTGAGCTTCTGGACCTCATTCCTTTCTTTGAGAGGCTGAGTAAAGTTGATAATGTCTACGCTGTCCTTAAGCACCAAGGTGGGGCCACAAGCTAA
- the obsl1a gene encoding obscurin-like protein 1a has protein sequence MDIFGGAPRVLGYPRPVVVQSGAVATLKCQIGGDPHPDVIWEHKNVQIVTGGRYKLSEEGKFFLLSISDVNEMDAGQYICKARNSVGETYAAAALKVEANNQQLEVNDVIENGHGNEDGPLENGNHMGENGIDLFEQDIDLTSNDKPRFLIKPLSLQVKRGEDAAFSCKVWGTPLPEVLWEKDGKKLNDIFESSHFSISVQDGGWFQLKIYRTRVPDKGVYTCKALNCNGEAMAGAVLLVEPVPEKQDSAKSGRWSPTQRGGIPGLRRFRDEPQANASQVKKFVVAEGKHAKFRCSVTGKPKPEIIWKKDGEHLEPGRRHLIFEDREGFYTLKVLYCKVQDTGLYVCAASNALGNTLSAVHLAVKGSHVRFKHPLKDVEARERSVAVLECEVLDESSPATWYREDNKLMSNTKYGIEQHGSRRRLTIQDLEMDDDGVYLCEMPDGAKSIAELSVKGKIIRKLPRKVEVFEGENATFCVEVEDEDMEIHWFKNGLKQHETHQTILKSFGKTHVLVFVCVTHQDSGVVTFVTGRSKTSSRLKVRATRHSPPICPLQVKMDLDGPNGGLLSWVPAPYNQTTRSIFVVERQEVCSQEWQKCFTSDNATSTEIFSDSVPHEGDYRFRVCCINKYGRSGHVEFPKAVHLVPGTKICSQLGDLEVAEGDDAVFSIVLSAPVVGTWFFNSAQLQDGGRYSIRQSKTEHILVIHNIVTAEDAAEITFIANGVRNSAVLKVKPAVVKFSPLLESDSRKSVETGETIVLYCEVSYPSAEVSWFKDGKELQVSDALNIQSDGNMRRIVIHSAEKHHAGVYTCQTSGDLITFMVEVADAPVEFSSPPEEDLHKTSMELDPVVLLCHVSREDAEIVWYKDGCQIEPSDNITLQAEGTLRRLIIRSAETSDAGSYCCQAENNRIEFTVNIKEPPVMIVEPKDDVMMERYISEDIHMQCELSRTCGKVQWFKNGEEVEESNNIHLISEGPYRRLTILHSTEEDGGEYICETNGDSVFFQLIVTDPPVRIISPTETELKLTHLASTKLQLTCEISHSDANVTWYKDSLEVEEGPNLMLEVDGAKRRLVIPVASVKDAGEFVCDTEHDSVAFIVTINEPPVVLSLPENTPRKLESFVGKSIVLEITASRLNAEVKWLLNGKEVEESNFVTTTENGLLRRLEIHSASLADSGTYSCDAVDDRLDFQVKILEHPVNILRKSEIDTNLKVLCSDDIVLECELSRSNVKTKWYKDGNRIECDERFCVEEEGAFRSLVILNAELGNSGEYFLDAEDDNISFQVTVKEPPVTIVGNSKDADFQELAAGDDLILACEVSCANAPVQWYCNDKILVNDSRTYIECDGTLRKIIISNVQSSDSGKYICDAIEDKMISIVRIQVPRVVEFLTELQNTTVLEGEDATFKCVVSPEDVQLVWYMDNELIKSSDRVQVAQNGLCHTFVIRRCQVLDCSKITAEAEGTSTKASLRVQEAQVMFTKKMEAVMAEEFGDATLETEISLETGEVQWMRQGVVIQPGPRYSLNQNECKRSLTIHNLNLSDRGTYRCETLHDRTQVKLNVEPRKISIRKGLTDQEALERETASFEVELSHTDVEGNWQKDGIRIKPNNQFRVSTNGPVHGLTLSNLTLEDTGTIAFSAEGVRTSARLTIKETPVTILKELVDIRVEEEFPANLECEFSRQNIEVRWFKNGTELKPDKNCRIYSMGRKKFCQILQCSMVDSGIYTCDVGESSTSCSLKVYEHDLKILQDLEDLYIKEDQNAVFMCEVSLDNVSGDWYKDGQKIRPTDTIKTRTEGTKHFLLMCNVKAEDAGEVRFVSRDVESLAYLEVEELPAYIVKPLRDRTALEKHRVILECTTSSARCGATWYRGEERLAPSDRVDLVVDGCSHKLIIHQVTVEDEGTYSIEVGEHTSQAKLMVEAQELVVVRQLEDVEVIENEPAVFQCEVSVAISRPPIWSLNGKNIQPDPSVRLENHGTLHKLTLKQTSVDMSGIVKFNVGKAKSSANLSVREGK, from the exons ATGGACATTTTTGGAGGCGCTCCTCGTGTTTTGGGCTACCCACGGCCTGTTGTGGTACAAAGTGGGGCTGTTGCCACTCTCAAATGCCAAATTGGTGGAGACCCTCATCCTGACGTGATCTGGGAGCACAAAAACGTTCAGATTGTCACTGGAGGACGCTACAAGCTCTCGGAAGAGGGAAAGTTCTTCTTGTTGAGCATCAGTGATGTGAATGAGATGGATGCGGGACAATACATTTGTAAAGCCAGGAACAGTGTTGGCGAAACCTATGCTGCAGCTGCCCTGAAAGTGGAGGCAAATAACCAGCAATTGGAAGTCAATGATGTGATAGAGAATGGGCATGGAAATGAAGATGGCCCATTAGAGAATGGAAACCACATGGGAGAGAATGGAATAGATTTGTTTGAGCAGGATATTGACTTAACATCCAATGACAAACCAAGGTTCCTCATCAAGCCTCTATCGTTGCAAGTGAAGAGAGGAGAGGATGCTGCCTTCTCTTGCAAAGTTTGGGGCACGCCTTTGCCAGAGGTATTATGGGAAAAAGATGGCAAGAAACTCAACGACATCTTTGAGAGCTCTCACTTTTCCATTAGCGTTCAAGACGGAGGATGGTTCCAACTTAAGATATATCGAACTCGTGTACCTGACAAAGGAGTTTACACATGCAAAGCTCTAAACTGCAATGGGGAGGCTATGGCTGGTGCTGTCCTCCTTGTTGAACCTGTACCAGAGAAGCAAGACAGCGCCAAATCCGGCCGGTGGTCACCAACGCAAAGAGGGGGGATACCTGGTTTACGAAGGTTCAGGGATGAACCACAGGCCAATGCATCACAGGTGAAAAAGTTTGTGGTGGCAGAGGGGAAACATGCCAAGTTCCGCTGCTCGGTCACAGGAAAGCCAAAGCCAGAGATCATCTGGAAGAAAGATGGAGAACACCTTGAGCCGGGCAGGAGGCACCTCATATTTGAGGACAGAGAAGGTTTTTACACACTAAAGGTTCTCTACTGTAAAGTGCAGGACACAGGACTCTATGTATGTGCAGCATCCAATGCTCTTGGAAACACTCTCAGTGCTGTTCATCTGGCAGTCAAAG GATCACATGTGCGATTTAAGCATCCTTTAAAAGATGTGGAGGCAAGGGAGAGGAGTGTTGCTGTTCTGGAATGCGAGGTTCTGGATGAGTCATCCCCAGCCACATGGTACCGTGAGGATAATAAACTGATGTCCAACACCAAGTATGGGATTGAGCAACATGGTAGTCGGCGAAGACTCACCATTCAAGATTTGGAAATGGATGACGATGGAGTGTATCTGTGCGAGATGCCAGATGGGGCAAAAAGCATAGCAGAACTGTCGGTAAAAG gtaaAATCATACGTAAACTTCCTCGGAAGGTAGAGGTGTTTGAAGGTGAGAATGCTACATTCTGTGTGGAAGTGGAAGACGAGGACATGGAGATCCATTGGTTCAAAAATGGGCTAAAGCAGCATGAGACACACCAGACGATCCTCAAGTCTTTTGGGAAAACTCATGTTCTGGTTTTTGTTTGCGTGACCCACCAAGACTCGGGTGTGGTGACTTTTGTCACTGGAAGATCCAAGACTTCTTCACGTCTTAAAGTAAGAG CTACAAGGCACAGTCCACCAATCTGTCCActtcaagtcaaaatggatttggacgGCCCAAATGGCGGCCTGCTTTCATGGGTTCCTGCACCGTACAACCAGACAACTCGCTCAATTTTTGTGGTGGAAAGACAGGAAGTGTGTTCACAAGAATGGCAGAAATGCTTTACCTCTGACAATGCCACCTCGACTGAGATCTTCAGTGACAGTGTGCCTCACGAGGGCGATTACCGCTTCAGGGTTTGCTGCATCAACAAGTATGGCCGCAGTGGTCATGTAGAGTTTCCTAAAGCTGTCCATCTAG TTCCTGGAACAAAGATTTGCAGTCAACTTGGTGACCTGGAGGTTGCAGAGGGAGACGATGCTGTATTTTCCATCGTGTTGTCTGCTCCGGTTGTTGGTACCTGGTTTTTTAACAGTGCCCAACTGCAAGATGGTGGACGATACTCAATACGTCAGTCCAAAACAGAGCATATATTAGTGATTCATAATATTGTAACTGCAGAGGATGCGGCTGAGATCACATTTATTGCCAATGGCGTGCGGAATTCAGCTGTTCTCAAGGTTAAAC CCGCAGTTGTAAAATTCAGTCCTTTGCTGGAATCTGACAGTAGGAAGAGTGTAGAGACTGGTGAAACAATTGTGCTCTACTGCGAGGTATCTTACCCTTCAGCTGAAGTAAGTTGGTTCAAAGACGGCAAAGAGCTGCAGGTGAGCGATGCACTAAATATCCAATCAGATGGGAACATGAGGAGAATTGTGATTCACTCTGCCGAAAAACATCATGCTGGAGTGTATACATGTCAAACATCAGGAGATCTCATCACGTTCATGGTTGAAGTTGCAG ATGCACCAGTGGAGTTCAGTTCACCCCCTGAAGAAGACCTTCATAAGACTAGCATGGAGCTTGATCCCGTGGTCCTACTTTGCCATGTCTCGAGAGAGGATGCTGAAATTGTGTG GTATAAGGATGGTTGTCAAATTGAACCGAGTGACAATATCACTCTGCAGGCAGAGGGAACCCTGAGGAGGCTGATTATCCGTTCTGCTGAAACGTCTGATGCGGGGAGCTACTGCTGCCAAGCGGAAAACAACAGAATTGAGTTCACTGTCAATATCAAAG AACCCCCCGTGATGATTGTGGAGCCTAAAGATGATGTTATGATGGAGCGTTACATTTCAGAGGACATTCACATGCAGTGTGAACTGTCTCGCACCTGTGGGAAGGTGCAGTGGTTCAAGAATGGTGAGGAAGTGGAAGAGAGCAACAATATCCACTTGATAAGCGAGGGACCTTACAGACGGTTGACCATTCTCCACAGCACAGAGGAGGATGGGGGAGAGTATATCTGTGAGACAAATGGAGACTCTGTATTCTTTCAGCTGATTGTCACAG ATCCCCCAGTTCGAATCATTTCCCCCACTGAAACGGAGCTTAAACTCACCCACTTGGCTTCCACTAAACTACAGCTAACCTGTGAGATCTCACATTCTGACGCTAATGTCACATGGTACAAAGACAGCCTTGAGGTGGAAGAGGGTCCAAACCTCATGCTGGAGGTCGATGGGGCCAAACGCCGACTGGTTATACCGGTGGCCTCTGTGAAGGATGCAGGAGAGTTTGTCTGTGACACTGAACATGACTCAGTTGCCTTCATAGTGACTATTAACG AACCACCAGTGGTACTTTCTCTTCCTGAAAACACACCAAGGAAGCTGGAGAGTTTTGTAGGGAAGTCAATTGTTCTGGAGATTACTGCATCGCGTCTCAATGCAGAAGTGAAGTGGCTGTTAAATGGCAAAGAAGTAGAGGAGAGCAATTTTGtgaccaccacagagaacggATTACTGCGTCGTCTTGAAATTCACTCTGCATCTCTAGCGGATTCTGGCACTTACAGCTGTGATGCTGTAGATGATAGACTTGACTTCCAGGTCAAAATTTTAG AGCATCCAGTGAATATCTTAAGGAAGTCTGAGATTGACACAAACCTTAAAGTTCTATGTTCCGATGACATTGTTCTGGAATGTGAGCTCTCTAGAAGCAACGTCAAAACCAAATGGTACAAGGATGGCAATCGAATTGAGTGCGATGAAAGATTTTGTGTGGAGGAAGAAGGTGCTTTTCGCTCACTAGTTATCCTCAATGCCGAGCTTGGTAATTCTGGAGAGTACTTTCTGGATGCAGAGGATGATAACATCAGTTTCCAGGTTACAGTGAAAG AGCCTCCAGTGACCATTGTGGGCAACTCCAAAGATGCAGACTTTCAGGAGTTGGCAGCAGGGGATGACCTTATCCTGGCTTGTGAGGTGTCTTGCGCAAATGCTCCTGTCCAGTGGTACTGCAATGACAAGATCCTTGTCAATGACTCTCGCACCTACATCGAATGCGACGGGACTCTGAGGAAAATCATCATTTCAAATGTTCAATCGTCGGATTCTGGAAAGTACATTTGCGACGCCATAGAAGACAAGATGATCAGTATTGTTAGGATTCAAG TGCCCCGTGTGGTCGAGTTTCTCACTGAGCTTCAAAACACGACTGTGCTAGAAGGAGAAGATGCTACCTTTAAGTGTGTCGTCTCACCCGAGGACGTGCAGCTGGTCTGGTACATGGACAACGAGTTGATCAAATCCAGTGACCGTGTCCAGGTTGCACAGAATGGTTTATGTCACACCTTTGTGATAAGAAGGTGCCAGGTCCTGGACTGTTCCAAAATCACAGCTGAAGCTGAAGGAACATCAACCAAAGCAAGCCTCAGAGTCCAAG AGGCTCAGGTTATGTTTACTAAGAAAATGGAAGCTGTCATGGCAGAAGAGTTTGGTGATGCCACCCTGGAGACGGAGATCAGCCTTGAGACTGGCGAGGTGCAGTGGATGAGACAAGGGGTGGTAATCCAGCCTGGGCCCCGCTATTCGCTCAATCAAAATGAGTGTAAACGTAGTCTGACCATCCACAATCTAAATCTGTCAGACCGCGGAACGTATCGTTGTGAAACTCTGCATGACAGGACCCAGGTCAAGCTAAATGTAGAGC CCCGCAAAATCTCAATTCGCAAAGGACTGACGGACCAGGAGGCCCTAGAACGAGAGACTGCATCCTTTGAGGTGGAGTTGTCACACACTGATGTGGAGGGAAATTGGCAGAAGGATGGTATCCGCATTAAGCCGAACAACCAGTTTAGGGTGAGTACCAATGGGCCAGTCCATGGGCTCACCCTTTCCAACCTCACCCTGGAAGACACAGGCACCATTGCGTTCTCAGCCGAAGGGGTGCGCACATCTGCCAGGCTCACTATTAAAG AAACTCCAGTTACCATCCTAAAGGAGCTGGTTGACATCCGTGTGGAAGAAGAATTTCCTGCCAATCTGGAATGTGAATTCTCTCGGCAAAACATTGAAGTCAGATGGTTCAAG AATGGAACTGAGCTGAAACCAGACAAGAACTGTCGGATCTATTCCATGGGAAGAAAGAAGTTTTGTCAGATTCTCCAGTGCTCCATGGTGGACTCTGGCATTTACACCTGTGATGTGGGGGAAAGCAGCACTTCATGTTCCTTGAAAGTTTATG AGCATGATCTAAAGATTCTGCAAGATCTGGAGGACCTATACATAAAGGAGGATCAGAACGCTGTATTCATGTGTGAGGTCTCCCTGGATAATGTGAGCGGAGACTGGTATAAGGATGGCCAAAAGATCCGACCCACTGACACCATCAAGACTCGCACAGAAG GGACCAAACACTTCTTGCTTATGTGCAATGTCAAAGCTGAGGATGCTGGGGAAGTACGCTTTGTGAGCAGAGATGTTGAATCTTTGGCTTATCTCGAAGTAGAAG AACTCCCAGCCTACATTGTCAAACCATTGCGGGACAGGACAGCATTGGAGAAACACCGTGTAATCCTGGAGTGCACTACGTCCTCTGCTCGCTGTGGTGCTACCTGGTATCGCGGTGAAGAGCGGTTGGCCCCCTCTGATCGAGTAGATCTCGTAGTCGATGGTTGCTCCCATAAACTCATAATTCATCAGGTGACAGTGGAGGATGAGGGCACCTACAGTATTGAGGTTGGGGAGCATACCTCTCAAGCCAAACTCATGGTGGAAG CTCAAGAACTTGTGGTGGTGCGGCAGCTAGAGGACGTGGAAGTCATTGAGAATGAGCCAGCTGTCTTCCAGTGCGAGGTCTCTGTGGCTATCAGCAGACCCCCCATTTGGTCGCTGAATGGAAAGAACATACAGCCCGACCCCTCAGTCCGCCTCGAGAACCACGGCACTCTGCACAAACTCACACTGAAGCAAACCAGTGTGGACATGAGTGGCATAGTGAAGTTTAATGTTGGCAAGGCAAAGAGCAGCGCCAATCTGAGTGTGCGGGAAGGCAAATGA